In the genome of Actinomadura graeca, one region contains:
- a CDS encoding TetR/AcrR family transcriptional regulator — MVQRAERADALRNREAVLAAADALFTRSGSPHSVSMDDIAAAAGVGKGTLFRRFGDRAGLIAALIAARLEPLRQAQDTGGRSVPPRQRVLDLLDASLRFKIENRHLMSAAEDAGLGSPYQAGHYGWWHGALREALGQVPGVGDADFTAHALLAAVRADLVVHLIDDEEKDPEALRASLAAYVDRVLASGPDTAPAAAPN; from the coding sequence GTGGTCCAGCGCGCCGAGCGGGCGGATGCCCTGCGCAACCGTGAGGCGGTCCTCGCCGCCGCCGACGCGCTGTTCACGCGCAGCGGCAGCCCCCACAGCGTGTCGATGGACGACATCGCCGCAGCCGCGGGCGTCGGCAAGGGCACCCTCTTCCGCCGTTTCGGTGACCGCGCGGGACTGATCGCCGCCCTGATCGCCGCCCGCCTCGAACCGCTGCGGCAGGCCCAGGACACCGGCGGCCGGTCCGTCCCGCCCCGGCAGCGGGTGCTGGACCTCCTCGACGCCTCGCTGCGCTTCAAGATCGAGAACCGGCACCTGATGTCGGCCGCCGAGGACGCCGGTCTGGGCAGCCCCTACCAGGCCGGACACTACGGATGGTGGCACGGGGCCCTGCGGGAGGCGCTCGGCCAGGTGCCCGGCGTCGGCGACGCGGACTTCACCGCCCACGCGCTGCTGGCCGCCGTCCGCGCCGACCTGGTCGTCCATCTCATCGACGACGAGGAGAAGGATCCCGAGGCGCTCCGGGCCTCCTTGGCGGCCTATGTCGACCGGGTCCTTGCCAGCGGGCCGGACACCGCTCCGGCCGCGGCCCCGAACTAG
- a CDS encoding MarR family winged helix-turn-helix transcriptional regulator produces the protein MADAVDGILAQWKRERPDLDVWPMGVIGRISRLQLVLNRELKEFFARQGLESWEFDVLATLRRAGEPYELTAGALLKAAMVTSGAITNRIDRMESRGLVERVRDAEDRRSVRIRLTPPGLSLVDEVVGLHVVNEARLLEALEPGDRDRLAGLLRTLLESLGDTSMR, from the coding sequence ATGGCGGACGCGGTGGACGGGATCCTGGCCCAGTGGAAGCGGGAGCGACCCGACCTGGACGTGTGGCCGATGGGCGTCATCGGCCGCATCTCGCGGCTGCAGCTCGTCCTGAACCGCGAGCTCAAGGAGTTCTTCGCCCGGCAGGGCCTGGAGAGCTGGGAGTTCGACGTCCTGGCGACCCTGCGCCGCGCCGGTGAGCCCTACGAGCTGACGGCCGGGGCGCTGCTGAAGGCCGCGATGGTCACCTCGGGGGCGATCACCAACCGCATCGACCGGATGGAGTCCCGCGGGCTGGTCGAGCGGGTCCGCGACGCCGAGGACCGCCGCTCGGTGCGCATCCGCCTCACCCCTCCCGGGCTGTCCCTGGTGGACGAGGTCGTCGGCCTGCACGTCGTCAACGAGGCCCGCCTGCTGGAGGCCCTGGAACCCGGCGACCGCGATCGGCTGGCCGGGCTGCTGCGCACGCTCCTGGAGTCGCTCGGCGACACGTCCATGCGCTGA
- a CDS encoding helix-turn-helix domain-containing protein, which translates to MDGIRRGFTTDAIAEKITRNVQGITPLEAWRIAYGYERSEVAARMDALYEADGLQPPSLDAATLCRWELGDRRPGDERIEYLCRLYRTRPDKLGFGTDHSPGDVGHVQRAGIIDAFPFTSEDSERDLIERISAAQRRINLFGLTRSFYASEEMLSLLEEKARTMDVRIYVMDPYCDSRKDRYRIEPADATMEDPERYIREILRPLRAAADRAPRLRLFLFNFACSFAMEEVDSTVRVMMYGHGRRGTHGPIIVFAEGTSSHTYFVEQFHWLERLASGTSPEPWRSKGVEVRPFDLW; encoded by the coding sequence TTGGACGGTATCCGCCGTGGTTTCACGACCGATGCCATCGCAGAGAAGATCACGCGGAACGTCCAGGGCATCACGCCCCTGGAGGCTTGGCGGATCGCCTACGGCTATGAGCGCAGCGAGGTAGCCGCACGGATGGACGCCCTATACGAGGCTGATGGCCTACAACCGCCGTCCCTGGATGCGGCCACGCTCTGCCGGTGGGAACTAGGTGATCGTCGCCCCGGTGACGAACGTATCGAGTACCTTTGCCGCCTATATCGCACCCGACCGGACAAGTTGGGGTTTGGCACAGATCACAGCCCGGGCGATGTGGGCCACGTCCAACGCGCGGGCATCATCGACGCGTTTCCGTTCACGAGCGAGGATTCCGAACGGGATCTGATCGAGCGGATATCTGCCGCCCAGCGACGAATCAACCTTTTCGGCCTGACACGCTCGTTTTACGCGAGCGAAGAGATGCTATCGCTTCTCGAAGAAAAGGCCAGGACGATGGATGTGCGCATCTACGTCATGGACCCGTACTGCGACTCGCGGAAGGACCGATACCGGATCGAGCCAGCGGACGCAACGATGGAAGATCCCGAACGCTACATCAGAGAGATACTCCGCCCGCTCCGGGCTGCCGCGGACAGGGCCCCCAGACTCAGACTCTTTTTGTTCAATTTCGCTTGCTCGTTCGCAATGGAGGAGGTGGACAGCACGGTTCGCGTGATGATGTACGGTCATGGGCGAAGAGGCACCCACGGGCCGATCATCGTCTTTGCAGAGGGAACCTCGTCTCACACTTACTTCGTCGAGCAATTCCACTGGTTGGAACGTCTAGCGTCGGGCACCTCACCGGAGCCATGGCGAAGTAAGGGCGTTGAAGTGCGCCCGTTTGATCTGTGGTGA
- a CDS encoding ATP-binding cassette domain-containing protein, giving the protein MTQPAPAPRTAADSHDVIEVRGARENNLSDISLDIPKRRLTVFTGVSGSGKSSLVFGTIAAESQRLINETYTAFIQSFMPSLGRPDVDTLRNLSAAIIVDQERMGANARSTVGTATDAHTLLRIAFSRIGEPRVGTSSAFSFNNAEGMCPGCEGLGRATRIDIDQLVDRDRSLNEGAVTVPNFAVDSWYWKVLAGSGFVDPDVKLRDYTDQQWEDFLHKPPTKVRNSGLNTTYEGLVVKVQRLYLGKDKESLQPHIRAFVDRAVTFSTCRACAGTRLAPAALASRIGGLNIAECAAMQISDLARFVRGIDEPSVAPVLATLRDTLDALVEIGLGYLSLDRESTSLSGGEAQRVKMVRHLGSSLTDVTYVFDEPTIGLHPHDIRRMNELLLRLRDKGNTVLVVEHKPETIAIADHVVDLGPGAGAAGGRVCFAGDVAGLRSSGTLTGRHLDHRARLRERSREPSGHLAIEGANLHNLKNVDVEIPLGVLTVVTGVAGSGKSSLIHGSLPGRDGVVVVDQSAIRGSRRSNPATYTGLLDPVRTAFAKANGVKAGLFSANSTGACPACKGIGVVYTDLAMMAGVASVCEECEGRRFTPEVLTYKLRGKDISEVLAMPVDEARDFFTGGQARAVLDRLSDVGLGYLGLGQPLTTLSGGERQRLKLAIHMAEKAAIYVLDEPTTGLHLADIDQLLALLDRLVDGGDTVIVIEHHQAVMAHADWIIDLGPGAGHDGGEIVFTGTPADLVAKGDSLTARHLREYVA; this is encoded by the coding sequence ATGACCCAGCCAGCACCGGCGCCCCGGACGGCCGCCGACAGCCACGACGTCATCGAGGTCCGCGGAGCCCGGGAGAACAACCTCTCCGACATCAGCCTGGACATCCCCAAGCGGCGCCTCACCGTCTTCACCGGCGTGTCGGGGTCGGGGAAGTCGTCCCTGGTGTTCGGCACGATCGCGGCCGAGTCCCAGCGGCTGATCAACGAGACCTACACCGCGTTCATCCAGTCCTTCATGCCGAGCCTCGGCCGTCCCGACGTCGACACGCTCCGCAACCTGAGCGCGGCGATCATCGTCGACCAGGAGCGGATGGGCGCCAACGCGCGCTCCACCGTCGGGACGGCGACCGACGCGCACACGCTGCTGCGGATCGCCTTCAGCCGGATCGGCGAGCCGCGCGTCGGCACCTCCTCGGCGTTCAGCTTCAACAACGCCGAGGGCATGTGCCCCGGATGCGAGGGCCTCGGCCGCGCCACCCGGATCGACATCGACCAGCTCGTCGACCGGGACCGGTCCCTGAACGAGGGCGCCGTGACCGTCCCGAACTTCGCGGTCGACTCCTGGTACTGGAAGGTCCTCGCCGGATCCGGCTTCGTGGACCCCGACGTCAAGCTCCGCGACTACACCGACCAGCAGTGGGAGGACTTCCTCCACAAGCCCCCCACCAAGGTCAGGAACAGCGGCCTCAACACCACCTACGAGGGCCTGGTGGTCAAGGTCCAGCGGCTCTACCTCGGCAAGGACAAGGAGTCGCTCCAGCCGCACATCCGCGCGTTCGTCGACCGCGCCGTCACCTTCAGCACCTGCCGCGCCTGCGCCGGCACCCGGCTGGCGCCCGCCGCGCTGGCCAGCCGCATCGGCGGCCTGAACATCGCCGAGTGCGCGGCGATGCAGATCAGCGACCTCGCCCGCTTCGTGCGGGGCATCGACGAGCCGTCCGTCGCGCCGGTGCTGGCGACGCTGCGCGACACCCTGGACGCCCTCGTCGAGATCGGCCTCGGCTATCTGAGCCTGGACCGGGAGTCCACCAGCCTGTCGGGCGGGGAGGCGCAGCGGGTGAAGATGGTGCGGCACCTGGGCTCCAGCCTCACCGACGTGACCTACGTGTTCGACGAGCCGACGATCGGCCTGCACCCCCACGACATCCGCCGGATGAACGAGCTGCTGCTGCGGCTGCGCGACAAGGGCAACACCGTCCTGGTCGTCGAGCACAAGCCCGAGACGATCGCGATCGCCGACCACGTCGTCGACCTCGGCCCCGGCGCGGGCGCGGCGGGCGGACGGGTGTGCTTCGCCGGGGACGTCGCCGGGCTCCGCTCGTCCGGCACGCTCACCGGCCGCCACCTCGACCACCGCGCCCGGTTGCGCGAGCGGAGCCGCGAGCCCTCCGGGCACCTGGCGATCGAGGGCGCGAACCTGCACAACCTCAAGAACGTGGACGTGGAGATCCCGCTCGGCGTGCTGACCGTCGTCACCGGCGTCGCCGGGTCGGGCAAGAGCTCGCTGATCCACGGGTCGCTGCCCGGACGCGACGGCGTCGTGGTCGTCGACCAGTCCGCGATCCGCGGCTCCCGGCGCAGCAACCCCGCCACCTACACCGGCCTGCTCGACCCCGTCCGGACGGCGTTCGCCAAGGCCAACGGCGTCAAGGCCGGCCTGTTCAGCGCCAACTCCACGGGCGCGTGCCCCGCCTGCAAGGGCATCGGCGTCGTCTACACCGACCTGGCGATGATGGCGGGGGTCGCGTCGGTCTGCGAGGAGTGCGAGGGCAGGCGCTTCACCCCCGAGGTGCTCACCTACAAGCTGCGCGGCAAGGACATCAGCGAGGTCCTGGCGATGCCGGTCGACGAGGCCCGGGACTTCTTCACCGGCGGCCAGGCCCGCGCCGTCCTGGACCGGCTGTCGGACGTCGGCCTCGGCTACCTCGGCCTCGGGCAGCCGCTCACCACGCTGTCCGGCGGTGAGCGGCAGCGGCTCAAGCTGGCCATCCACATGGCGGAGAAGGCCGCGATCTACGTCCTGGACGAGCCGACGACCGGCCTGCACCTGGCCGACATCGACCAGCTGCTCGCCCTGCTCGACCGGCTCGTCGACGGCGGCGACACCGTCATCGTCATCGAGCACCACCAGGCCGTCATGGCGCACGCCGACTGGATCATCGACCTCGGTCCCGGCGCCGGCCACGACGGCGGCGAGATCGTCTTCACCGGCACGCCCGCCGACCTGGTGGCCAAGGGCGACTCCCTGACCGCCCGCCACCTGCGCGAATACGTCGCCTGA
- a CDS encoding recombinase family protein, whose amino-acid sequence MHEHKRLGRGLELPELAEWLAVGDVGLEFLTGELHGHHDPGGIVFTVLAALSGMEREYIRDKTLDDQESARVRGKNIGGAAVTDPAMLSMAVHLRNQGQSLRDIAA is encoded by the coding sequence GTGCACGAGCACAAGCGGCTCGGCCGCGGCCTGGAACTCCCAGAGCTCGCCGAATGGCTCGCCGTCGGCGACGTCGGCCTGGAATTCCTCACCGGCGAACTCCACGGCCACCACGACCCCGGCGGCATCGTGTTCACCGTCCTGGCCGCCCTGTCCGGCATGGAACGCGAGTACATCCGCGACAAGACCCTCGACGACCAGGAATCCGCCCGGGTACGCGGCAAGAACATCGGCGGCGCCGCCGTCACCGACCCCGCCATGCTGTCCATGGCCGTGCACCTGCGTAACCAAGGCCAGAGCCTGCGCGACATCGCCGCCTGA
- a CDS encoding pyridoxamine 5'-phosphate oxidase family protein — translation MKPPARTTEQRKRDVLDRLENDVDAWVATADPASGTPYMVPLSFLWDGTTLLVATPGGSPTGRNLRSSGKVRAGVGPTRDVVLIEGTAEPVPDGGIAEDVAAAFAAKTGFDPRAQAEPYTYYRIRPDRLQSWRESNELAGRDLMRGGAWLV, via the coding sequence ATGAAGCCGCCCGCACGGACGACCGAGCAGCGCAAGCGGGACGTGCTCGACCGGCTGGAGAACGACGTCGACGCCTGGGTCGCCACGGCCGATCCCGCCAGCGGGACGCCGTACATGGTCCCGCTGTCGTTCCTCTGGGACGGGACGACCCTGCTGGTCGCCACGCCGGGCGGCAGCCCGACGGGACGGAACCTGCGGTCGTCCGGGAAGGTGCGGGCCGGGGTGGGGCCGACCCGCGACGTCGTCCTCATCGAGGGCACGGCCGAGCCGGTCCCCGACGGCGGGATCGCCGAGGACGTCGCCGCCGCGTTCGCGGCCAAGACCGGCTTCGACCCCCGCGCGCAGGCGGAGCCCTACACCTACTACCGCATCCGCCCGGACCGGCTCCAATCCTGGCGGGAGTCGAACGAGCTGGCCGGACGCGACCTGATGCGCGGCGGGGCCTGGCTCGTCTGA
- a CDS encoding helix-turn-helix transcriptional regulator: MRDPSGRLLRLLSLLQAPREWSGAELAERLDVTARTIRRDVDRLRELGYPVHATHGNTGGYRLGAGTAMPPLLLDDDEAIAIVLGLRTAATLAVEDTSLRALAKLEQVLPHRLRHRVAALSQAAVALPPQDRGVPAADPGLLATLAAACVTHERVRFAYTRADGEATRRHAQPHRLVAAGRRWYLVAYDEDRADWRTFRADRISEPHRTGVRVPPRELPGGKDAVSWAMDTLAGGSGTIRARLRLHVPLAEASEQVTAWQGFLEPLDDRSCLLHTRSDSMHFLAYRITLLTVDYTLLDPPELAPHLAAIARRATHAIESFT, translated from the coding sequence ATGCGCGATCCCTCCGGGCGGCTGCTGCGGCTGCTGTCCCTCCTGCAGGCGCCGCGCGAATGGTCGGGCGCCGAACTGGCCGAGCGGCTGGACGTCACCGCCCGTACCATCCGCCGCGACGTCGACCGGCTGCGCGAGCTGGGCTATCCGGTCCACGCCACGCACGGCAACACCGGCGGCTACCGGCTCGGCGCGGGGACGGCGATGCCGCCGCTGCTGCTGGACGACGACGAGGCGATCGCCATCGTCCTCGGCCTGCGCACCGCCGCCACCCTCGCCGTCGAGGACACCTCGCTGCGGGCGCTGGCCAAGCTGGAGCAGGTCCTGCCCCACCGCCTCCGGCACCGCGTGGCCGCGCTGTCCCAGGCGGCGGTCGCCCTGCCGCCGCAGGACCGCGGCGTCCCCGCCGCCGACCCCGGCCTCCTCGCCACGCTCGCCGCCGCCTGCGTGACCCACGAGCGCGTCCGGTTCGCCTACACACGCGCGGACGGCGAGGCGACCCGCCGCCATGCGCAGCCGCACCGTCTGGTGGCCGCCGGGCGCCGCTGGTACCTGGTCGCCTACGACGAGGACCGCGCGGACTGGCGCACGTTCCGCGCCGACCGGATCTCCGAGCCGCACCGCACCGGCGTCCGGGTCCCGCCCCGCGAGCTCCCGGGCGGCAAGGACGCGGTGTCCTGGGCGATGGACACCCTGGCCGGCGGGTCGGGCACGATCCGCGCCCGGCTGCGCCTGCACGTGCCGCTCGCCGAGGCGTCCGAGCAGGTGACCGCCTGGCAGGGCTTCCTGGAACCCCTCGACGACCGTTCGTGCCTGCTGCACACGCGGTCGGACTCGATGCACTTCCTGGCGTACCGGATCACGCTGCTGACCGTCGACTACACCCTGCTGGACCCGCCGGAGCTGGCCCCGCACCTGGCCGCCATCGCCCGCCGGGCGACCCACGCCATCGAGTCCTTCACCTGA
- a CDS encoding serine protein kinase RIO, whose product MSSEYELSDLSPDLSSPRSASTGDEPRQGPADAFAFQFHSVDETLGPDQRWSTWLDVERGSRGPEPRPSWVVTEQAAIDTELGILKTGKEADVFLLERAVEAIGDNPARSSLLAAKRYRTEEHRSFHRSTSYVEGRRTRNSRDSRAMAKKTSHGRSVAAGQWAYAEWDALNRLWKAGVPVPYPVQVDGTELLMEFIDDGEGGAAPRLAQVRPPKELLGVYFEQLRDGLRELARAGLAHGDLSPYNVLAQPERIVMIDLPQVVDVVGNPKGMDFLMRDCHNMAAWFTNRGLEIDEQELFADLLTMVF is encoded by the coding sequence TTGTCTTCCGAGTACGAACTCTCTGATCTCTCTCCAGACCTTTCTTCTCCCCGGTCCGCTTCCACCGGTGACGAGCCCCGGCAGGGTCCGGCCGACGCCTTCGCCTTCCAGTTCCATTCGGTCGACGAGACGCTGGGCCCGGATCAGCGGTGGTCCACCTGGCTGGACGTCGAGCGCGGTTCTCGCGGCCCGGAACCACGTCCCTCGTGGGTCGTCACGGAACAGGCCGCGATCGATACCGAGCTCGGCATCCTCAAGACCGGCAAGGAAGCCGACGTCTTCCTGCTCGAACGGGCCGTCGAGGCGATCGGCGACAACCCGGCGAGGTCCTCGCTGCTGGCCGCGAAACGGTACCGCACCGAGGAACACCGTTCCTTCCACCGCAGCACGTCCTACGTCGAGGGCCGCCGCACCCGCAACAGCCGCGACAGCCGGGCGATGGCGAAGAAGACCTCGCACGGCCGCAGCGTCGCGGCCGGCCAGTGGGCGTACGCCGAATGGGACGCCCTCAACCGGTTGTGGAAGGCCGGTGTCCCGGTGCCCTATCCCGTGCAGGTGGACGGCACCGAGCTGCTGATGGAGTTCATCGACGACGGCGAGGGCGGCGCCGCACCCCGGCTCGCCCAGGTCCGGCCGCCGAAGGAACTGCTCGGCGTGTACTTCGAGCAGCTCCGCGACGGCCTGCGCGAACTGGCCCGCGCGGGCCTCGCGCACGGCGACCTTTCGCCGTACAACGTCCTCGCGCAGCCCGAGCGGATCGTGATGATCGACCTGCCCCAGGTCGTCGACGTCGTCGGCAACCCGAAGGGCATGGACTTCCTGATGCGCGACTGCCACAACATGGCCGCCTGGTTCACGAACCGCGGGCTTGAGATCGACGAGCAGGAGCTGTTCGCCGACCTGCTCACGATGGTGTTCTGA
- a CDS encoding aminoglycoside phosphotransferase family protein — MTHAEIEITAELVRDLLRDQHPDLADRPVKLGARGWDNQLWRLGDDLAVRLPWATESADALLRKEHTWLPVLAPRLPLPVPVPQRLGEPSARFPRPWIVTTWVPGTPADRAPVTRGAQAATTLAAFLTALHRPAPGHAPAGRGRGGPLAGHSEGFARQLASATELGLVPDPGAVRAVWEDAAAAPAWTGPALWLHGDLHPANVLTADGTIRGVIDFGDLFAGDPACDLAAVWNLLPDGAADHFHAAYRPVPDAATLRRARGWAVARALACLLIADADVHGRPGGKPTWGPPAHAALRRLTADRLFPR; from the coding sequence ATGACGCACGCCGAGATCGAGATCACCGCGGAGCTGGTCCGGGATCTGCTGCGCGATCAGCACCCCGACCTGGCCGACCGCCCTGTGAAACTCGGCGCGCGCGGCTGGGACAACCAGCTGTGGCGGCTCGGTGACGACCTCGCCGTCCGGCTGCCCTGGGCGACGGAGTCCGCGGACGCGCTGCTGCGCAAGGAGCACACCTGGCTGCCCGTCCTCGCCCCCCGCCTCCCGCTGCCGGTCCCCGTTCCGCAGCGTCTCGGCGAGCCCTCCGCGCGGTTTCCACGCCCCTGGATCGTCACCACCTGGGTGCCGGGCACACCCGCCGACCGCGCCCCCGTGACGCGTGGCGCGCAGGCGGCCACCACCTTGGCCGCCTTCCTGACGGCGCTTCACCGGCCCGCCCCCGGGCACGCCCCCGCCGGCCGGGGCCGCGGCGGGCCGCTGGCCGGCCACTCCGAGGGTTTCGCCAGGCAGCTCGCCTCGGCCACCGAGCTGGGGCTCGTCCCCGATCCCGGCGCCGTCCGCGCGGTCTGGGAGGACGCCGCCGCCGCGCCCGCCTGGACCGGCCCGGCGCTCTGGCTCCACGGCGACCTGCATCCGGCCAACGTCCTCACCGCGGACGGCACCATCCGCGGCGTGATCGACTTCGGTGACCTCTTCGCGGGTGACCCCGCCTGCGACCTCGCCGCCGTGTGGAATCTGCTGCCGGACGGCGCCGCCGACCACTTCCACGCCGCCTACCGGCCGGTCCCTGACGCCGCGACCCTGCGCCGCGCCCGCGGATGGGCGGTGGCGCGCGCCCTCGCCTGCCTCCTCATCGCAGACGCCGACGTCCACGGACGCCCCGGCGGCAAGCCGACATGGGGGCCGCCCGCCCACGCCGCCCTGCGACGTCTCACCGCCGACCGATTGTTCCCCCGATAA
- a CDS encoding ATP-binding protein: protein MILAHEPESSAAAREFVRKAAADWLIDFNDLLTVVGELVGNAVVHTRGESIVVRAYELPAWYVVEVWDYSPRMPEPRTPDLAWESGRGLVVVAELAGEWGVRRLPAGGKAVFARWAR, encoded by the coding sequence GTGATCCTCGCTCATGAGCCGGAAAGCAGCGCGGCGGCTCGGGAGTTCGTCCGGAAGGCTGCGGCTGATTGGCTCATCGATTTCAATGATCTCCTCACCGTCGTAGGTGAGCTGGTCGGGAACGCCGTGGTGCACACGCGGGGCGAGTCGATCGTGGTGCGGGCTTACGAGTTGCCTGCGTGGTACGTGGTGGAGGTCTGGGACTACTCCCCCCGGATGCCTGAGCCCCGGACGCCGGATCTGGCCTGGGAGTCGGGGCGCGGGCTGGTGGTGGTGGCGGAGCTTGCGGGCGAGTGGGGCGTACGGCGGCTGCCCGCTGGTGGCAAGGCGGTCTTCGCGCGGTGGGCGAGGTGA
- a CDS encoding nuclear transport factor 2 family protein: MTTPMPPSELFRHGLRLLLEKDIPGWVALWDEDGVFEFPFAPDGWPARLEGKAAVADYMRRYPDHIDLREFPDVRIHQTTVPETIVVEMRGTGRLVETGAPFDMTYIAVVTVKDGRITFYRDYWNPLAVQEPGAGFAGVGR, translated from the coding sequence GTGACAACCCCCATGCCGCCCTCGGAACTCTTCCGCCACGGATTGCGCCTGCTGCTGGAGAAGGACATCCCAGGCTGGGTGGCGCTCTGGGACGAGGACGGCGTCTTCGAGTTCCCCTTCGCGCCCGATGGCTGGCCCGCCCGCCTGGAGGGCAAGGCGGCCGTGGCGGACTACATGCGTCGCTATCCCGACCACATCGACCTGCGGGAGTTCCCTGACGTGCGGATCCACCAGACCACCGTCCCGGAGACGATCGTGGTCGAGATGCGCGGCACCGGCCGTCTGGTGGAGACCGGTGCCCCCTTCGACATGACCTACATCGCCGTGGTCACGGTGAAGGACGGGCGCATCACCTTCTACCGCGACTACTGGAATCCGCTGGCCGTCCAGGAGCCCGGTGCCGGGTTCGCGGGCGTGGGACGATGA
- a CDS encoding arsenate reductase ArsC: MTTPPPLTPSVLFVCVHNAGRSQMAAAFLSHLAGNRVQVRSAGSAPAGTVNPAVVQAMREVGIDISAQVPKILTTDAVRSSDVVITMGCGDTCPVFPGKRYLDWTLDDPAGQGVDAVRPIRDEIERRIRGLLAELGTPATA; the protein is encoded by the coding sequence ATGACCACCCCGCCTCCGCTCACGCCGTCGGTGCTGTTCGTGTGCGTCCACAACGCCGGACGCTCCCAGATGGCCGCCGCGTTCCTCAGCCATCTGGCCGGGAACCGCGTCCAGGTCCGCTCGGCCGGATCCGCCCCCGCCGGCACCGTCAACCCCGCCGTCGTGCAGGCGATGCGCGAGGTCGGCATCGACATCTCCGCGCAGGTCCCCAAGATCCTCACCACCGACGCCGTCCGCTCCTCGGACGTGGTCATCACGATGGGCTGCGGCGACACCTGCCCCGTCTTCCCCGGCAAGCGCTACCTCGACTGGACCCTGGATGACCCCGCCGGGCAGGGCGTGGACGCGGTGCGCCCGATCCGGGACGAGATCGAACGCCGCATCCGGGGCCTGCTCGCCGAGCTCGGCACCCCCGCGACCGCATGA
- a CDS encoding GNAT family N-acetyltransferase has protein sequence MTATPAAAVRIAAMLPEHADQVLAIYQAGIDTGQATFETQAPTWEEFDAAKLPEHRLIALAPDGDVVGWAAVAPVSDRCAYAGVVEHSVYVSPDAQGRGIGLALLMALLESTDAAGIWTVQSGIFPENTASLALHRRAGFREIGVRERIGRHHGRWRDVILLERRSPAII, from the coding sequence ATGACCGCCACCCCCGCCGCCGCGGTGCGCATCGCTGCGATGCTGCCCGAGCACGCCGACCAGGTTCTCGCGATCTACCAGGCAGGCATCGACACCGGCCAGGCCACCTTCGAAACCCAGGCGCCGACCTGGGAGGAGTTCGACGCCGCAAAACTTCCCGAGCACCGCCTGATCGCCCTTGCACCCGACGGGGACGTCGTGGGCTGGGCCGCCGTGGCGCCGGTCTCCGATCGGTGCGCCTACGCCGGCGTCGTCGAGCACTCCGTCTACGTCAGCCCTGACGCCCAAGGCCGGGGCATCGGCCTGGCCCTGCTGATGGCGCTGCTGGAGTCCACCGACGCCGCCGGGATCTGGACCGTCCAGTCCGGGATCTTCCCCGAGAACACCGCCAGCCTCGCCCTCCACCGCCGGGCGGGATTCCGCGAGATCGGCGTCCGCGAGCGGATCGGCCGCCACCACGGCCGCTGGCGCGACGTCATCCTCCTGGAACGCCGCAGCCCGGCCATCATCTGA
- a CDS encoding NAD(P)H-binding protein: MSGPGATLVIGATGTTGRRVVAGLVAEGHQVTAAGRRATPVPGARAVRFDWDEPETHGGALAGNSRVYLVPPVGASHPEAVMLPFLRQARAAGVRRAVLLSSSAIPAGGPAAGRVHQALPGLFEEWAVLRPSWFMQNFTGSHSHARTIREDGVILTAAGDGRVGFVDAADIAAVAVRAVADVRAPCADLVLTGPQALSHDDVAAIITEVTGRPVTHRRLTFERFRDHLTAEVPLEYAGMLAEMDHAIAAGAEDRTTDTVRRITGRPPRSLRTVVEEEAARSR; the protein is encoded by the coding sequence ATGAGCGGGCCCGGCGCCACCCTGGTCATCGGGGCCACCGGCACCACCGGCCGCCGTGTCGTCGCCGGGCTGGTCGCCGAGGGCCACCAGGTGACGGCGGCCGGACGGCGCGCCACGCCCGTCCCCGGCGCGCGGGCGGTCCGATTCGACTGGGACGAGCCGGAGACGCACGGCGGCGCCCTCGCAGGCAACAGCCGCGTCTACCTCGTACCACCGGTCGGCGCCTCGCATCCGGAGGCCGTGATGCTGCCCTTCCTCCGCCAAGCCCGCGCGGCGGGCGTCCGCCGCGCAGTGCTGCTCAGCTCATCGGCCATCCCCGCGGGCGGACCGGCCGCCGGGCGGGTCCATCAGGCCCTGCCGGGCTTGTTCGAGGAGTGGGCGGTGCTGCGGCCGTCCTGGTTCATGCAGAACTTCACCGGATCCCACTCACACGCCCGCACCATCCGCGAGGACGGCGTCATCCTCACGGCCGCCGGGGACGGCCGCGTCGGGTTCGTCGACGCCGCCGACATCGCCGCCGTCGCCGTCCGCGCCGTGGCCGACGTGCGCGCGCCCTGCGCCGACCTGGTCCTCACCGGCCCGCAGGCATTGAGCCACGACGACGTCGCAGCGATCATCACCGAGGTCACCGGCCGGCCGGTGACGCACAGGCGCCTGACGTTCGAGCGGTTCCGCGACCATTTGACCGCCGAGGTGCCGCTGGAATACGCCGGCATGCTCGCCGAGATGGACCACGCCATCGCCGCCGGGGCAGAGGACCGCACCACCGATACCGTCCGGCGCATCACCGGCCGTCCCCCGCGCTCCTTGCGCACCGTGGTCGAGGAGGAGGCGGCACGGAGCCGCTGA